AAAGGAAGCGGCTCCCCTCCAACCCTTACACTTGGGGAATCGGCTGTCTTCAAAGCTGGAAACTTCGATTCCAAGTCCATGAGCTCTCTCATTAATTGGTCATATTCCTGGTCCGTAATTTGAGGATTATCTTTTACATAGTAAAAGTAGTTATGATTATTTATAACTTCCCGCAATTCTTCAACCCTTGTTTGAGCGGCCATTAAATCCATATCGTTCTCCTTTTTTTGCAGGTGGTATGAAGTTAACAAAACGAGAAAAAACCCGAGAAAAATTTCTTGTTTTCAGTCACATAACCGAATAGAGAAGAAAAGTCCGGTTATTTTTCAGGTCACTAGGCCGCCTGGCGGATCGCCTGAACCTTTAACCGGAATTTTTTCCGTTAAGCAGCTCGATCGTCCATTTTGGACCCAAATAAGCAGAGAATTTCCTGTTAATTGTCCAAAAGCAGCTGATTCTTGGGTTTAAGAGGCCAATAAGCGGAATTCGTTCCGCTATTTTGGCCATGTTGGGCTACTTAAGAAGAATAGAGGAAAAACTTCCGGTTATTGCCTTGAATACCTACGTTAACTTCTTGATTGGGGCAAATTTAGCTAGTAGCTTCTTAATTCCCGTCGGAGCGGAGAAAGCAATATCTAGCTCTAATCCATCCCCTTGACCTTTCATGCTGACTACGGTTCCCTGTCCCCATTTCCCGTGCTCTACCTTGTCACCAAGCTTCCAATCTGCGTTGACATCGGCTCCTTGTTGGGCTGCCGCATGAGCTGTACCAATACTTGCAGGCCTTTGGAAGGTCCGTGGCGCCGCTGCTTTCACAGCTTGCTTGCGTTCTTCTCCCTCTAGCAGTTCCTCCGGTATCTCACTTAAGAAACGAGAAGCCGGGTTCATTGTCGTTCTTCCGTATAAGGTCCTCATCTTAGCCCGTGTCAGGTAAAGTTCCTCTTCAGCCCTCGTAATTCCCACGTAGGCTAATCTTCGTTCTTCTTCCATCTCCGAGTCCTCGAACAGAGCACGAGAGTGAGGGAATACCCCTTCTTCCAAGCCCACTAAGAACACCACAGGGAATTCTAATCCCTTCGCGCTATGCAGGGTCATCAGGATCACTTTATTATCCGTATCCTCGTCATCCATCGAGTCAATATCAGCAACAAGGGCTAACTCGGTCAAGAAGGAAGTTAAACTTTTATCTTCATTTTTATTTTCAAAATCAAGGGTCACAGATAGGAATTCATCAATATTCTCTAAACGCGCCTTTGCTTCTAGAGTTCCCTCTAATTGATACATTTCTCTGTACTCTGTACGCTTAAGGACTTCTTCCGTTAACTCCGTAACACTTAAGTACTCATTCATTTGCTCTAAGTCTTGAATCATCTGGGCAAAGTCTACGATGGTTTTCGCGGCCTTGCCTGATAGTCCCATCTGGTCACTGTCCAAAATCGCCTTATACATGGATATTCCATGCTGTGCAGCATAGGCGGCAATCTTATCTATGGAAGTTTGTCCGATACCCCGCTTCGGAACATTAATAATACGCTGTAAACTGATGTCATCGTCCGGATTGCTGATCAGACGCAAATACGCTAGTACATCCTTTACCTCTTTGCGATCGTAGAACTTCGTTCCTCCGACGATTCCGTATGGTATATTTGACTTCAGGAAAACTTCCTCGATCACACGAGACTGAGCATTCGTACGATAGAGGACAGCAAAGTCCCTATATCGCTTTCCGTTTGATAGTGCATGCTTAATCCGATCCACAATAAAGAAAGCCTCTGAATGCTCCGCATCCGCATTAAAGACATGAATCTTTTGCCCCTCGTCGTTATCCGTCCAGAGGTTCTTGGCCTTCCTGCTGGCATTATTCCTAATCACCATATTGGCCGCTTGTAATATCCGTTTCGTAGAGCGATAATTCTGCTCCAGCTTAACGACTGTTGCATTTGGATAATCTTCTTCAAAGTTCAAGATATTGGTGATGTCGGCTCCTCTCCAACCATAGATGGATTGATCGCCGTCACCCACCACACAAATATTATGATGCTTGTCCGCTAACATTCTGACAAGCATGTACTGAGCACGATTTGTATCCTGGTATTCATCAACGTGAATGTATTGAAACTTCTTTTGATAGAATCCTAACACATCAGGTACTTCCTTAAACAATCTAATCGTAATCATAATCAAATCATCGAAATCCAGAGCTGAATTGCTCTTTAGCTTCTTTTGGTAGAGCTCATAGACCCTATGAGCAACATCTTGGAACAGATCTCCAATCAGGTTACCGTATTCTTTAGGGCCTTTCAGCTCATTCTTCGCTGAACTAATGGCGGAAAGAATCGCTCGAGGATCGAACTTCTTCGGGTCAATGTTCAGCTCCTTTTGACATTGCTTTATCACAGATAACTGATCACCCGAGTCTAGAATCGTAAAGTTGCGGTTATAGCCTAACCGATCAATATCTCTGCGTAAAATTCGCACACACATGGAGTGGAATGTAGAAATCCAGATATCCTCTGCAACTGGTCCGGCTATGCCAGTTATTCTCTCTCTCATCTCGCGGGCCGCTTTATTCGTAAAGGTGATCGCCAAGATGCTCCAAGGCGCCACACGCTTCTGTCTTAATAAATATCCAATTCTCTGGGTTAACACTCTTGTTTTACCACTTCCTGCACCAGCAACAATGAGTAGAGGCCCTTCGGTTGTCTCTACCGCTTTGCGTTGCTCAGGATTGAGGCCCTTCAAAACATCCTGCTCTCCCGAAAATATACTCATCTGTTCTTCAATCCTTCCTCTATCACTTAAAACAAGAACACTCGTTTCTATTTTATCACGTCTTTCACTGATGCAACAGTTTGTAACGCCAGTTTTATATCTTCATATAGGATGTTACCTATCACGACAGTGTCTGCCCAGTCTGCCATTTCTTTAGCCTGTTCTAATGTCCTTATTCCCCCACCATAAAATAACTGTGCGTCATGAGTAACAGATTTTACTTCTTTTACTACTTCAGGGTCTCCATATGCTCCACTGTACTCTAGATATAAGACAGGCAATTTTAACATTTGATCGGCTAAACGGGCATATGCCTTAATTTCATCTTTATCAAGGTCTGTAATGG
The Ammoniphilus sp. CFH 90114 DNA segment above includes these coding regions:
- the pcrA gene encoding DNA helicase PcrA, translated to MSIFSGEQDVLKGLNPEQRKAVETTEGPLLIVAGAGSGKTRVLTQRIGYLLRQKRVAPWSILAITFTNKAAREMRERITGIAGPVAEDIWISTFHSMCVRILRRDIDRLGYNRNFTILDSGDQLSVIKQCQKELNIDPKKFDPRAILSAISSAKNELKGPKEYGNLIGDLFQDVAHRVYELYQKKLKSNSALDFDDLIMITIRLFKEVPDVLGFYQKKFQYIHVDEYQDTNRAQYMLVRMLADKHHNICVVGDGDQSIYGWRGADITNILNFEEDYPNATVVKLEQNYRSTKRILQAANMVIRNNASRKAKNLWTDNDEGQKIHVFNADAEHSEAFFIVDRIKHALSNGKRYRDFAVLYRTNAQSRVIEEVFLKSNIPYGIVGGTKFYDRKEVKDVLAYLRLISNPDDDISLQRIINVPKRGIGQTSIDKIAAYAAQHGISMYKAILDSDQMGLSGKAAKTIVDFAQMIQDLEQMNEYLSVTELTEEVLKRTEYREMYQLEGTLEAKARLENIDEFLSVTLDFENKNEDKSLTSFLTELALVADIDSMDDEDTDNKVILMTLHSAKGLEFPVVFLVGLEEGVFPHSRALFEDSEMEEERRLAYVGITRAEEELYLTRAKMRTLYGRTTMNPASRFLSEIPEELLEGEERKQAVKAAAPRTFQRPASIGTAHAAAQQGADVNADWKLGDKVEHGKWGQGTVVSMKGQGDGLELDIAFSAPTGIKKLLAKFAPIKKLT